In one window of Ruminococcus albus AD2013 DNA:
- a CDS encoding leucine-rich repeat domain-containing protein, with amino-acid sequence MEEAILSDKITKIPKSAFSNCKSLKHIQLPKNLKIIEHGAFWYCYSLENIIIPEGVKEISESAFYDCYTLKDVIFPNSLEVIGDYAFQDCKGIKEVNFPKNLKTIGEQAFVDCDSLEKIIIPEGVEEINERAFLLCSSLYEVTIEGSPKIDGHAFGGCYSINEVIIKGSPEIDEYAFENCNIVYINSPQ; translated from the coding sequence TTGGAAGAGGCCATATTATCCGATAAAATTACGAAGATTCCGAAATCAGCATTTTCTAACTGTAAATCACTTAAGCATATACAGCTTCCGAAAAACTTAAAGATTATTGAACATGGGGCGTTTTGGTATTGTTATTCCCTTGAAAATATCATCATCCCTGAAGGTGTCAAAGAGATAAGTGAAAGTGCCTTCTATGACTGCTACACGCTAAAAGATGTTATATTTCCGAATAGTCTGGAAGTGATAGGAGACTACGCTTTTCAGGACTGCAAAGGTATAAAAGAGGTCAATTTTCCGAAAAACCTGAAAACGATAGGAGAACAAGCTTTTGTCGACTGTGATTCTCTTGAGAAAATCATTATTCCGGAAGGCGTTGAAGAGATAAACGAACGAGCATTCTTATTGTGCTCGTCGCTATATGAGGTCACAATAGAAGGTTCGCCGAAAATTGACGGTCATGCGTTTGGTGGTTGCTATTCGATAAATGAGGTCATAATAAAAGGTTCACCGGAAATTGATGAGTATGCGTTTGAGAATTGTAATATAGTTTATATAAATTCTCCGCAATGA
- a CDS encoding helix-turn-helix transcriptional regulator — protein sequence MKIKSTESTIARSLLIQFAKDRKISVKELAERTGLSYSHVVNILNGSRDITPKNEKKLCLALKLNKEEQYALKEAIFISNKDIVISTKNKRDYVLKLLYWVTVKSNTLSLSQVEKCIDIIRYGKHLEKD from the coding sequence ATGAAAATTAAAAGTACCGAATCAACAATAGCAAGAAGTCTTTTAATACAATTTGCAAAGGATAGAAAGATTTCTGTCAAAGAGCTTGCAGAACGTACAGGATTGTCATACTCTCACGTCGTTAATATTCTTAACGGAAGTAGAGATATTACTCCTAAAAACGAAAAAAAATTGTGTTTAGCTCTTAAGCTGAATAAAGAGGAACAATATGCTCTGAAAGAAGCTATTTTTATCTCAAATAAGGATATAGTCATTTCCACAAAAAATAAAAGAGATTATGTACTAAAGTTATTGTACTGGGTAACAGTAAAAAGCAATACTCTATCATTATCGCAAGTCGAAAAATGTATAGACATAATCCGGTACGGAAAACACCTCGAAAAAGACTAA
- a CDS encoding ISAs1 family transposase yields the protein MKIEELKEGIRNISEPRRTGYGNIRHKLEDIIIIGLCTIICGGEDFADMETFGKSRQEYLSKFLELPNGIPDGDTFRRVFEKLNPSELSSCLINWISCERTKRGTVAIDGKTICGSGNGKHKAYHVISAFVAENQLTLGELAVEEKTNEITAVPELLDLIDVKGDIVTADAMSCQKKIVEKIIKKKADYAIGLKQNQPALYKDTKDYFNEFCDDIPMKSTLDDFAAARS from the coding sequence ATGAAGATAGAAGAATTAAAAGAAGGAATACGAAATATAAGTGAGCCAAGGAGGACAGGATATGGAAATATCCGACACAAGCTCGAAGATATAATAATCATAGGACTGTGTACCATAATATGCGGAGGGGAAGATTTTGCCGATATGGAGACGTTTGGCAAGAGTCGACAGGAATATTTGTCGAAATTTCTTGAACTTCCGAATGGTATACCTGATGGTGACACATTCAGACGAGTATTTGAAAAACTAAATCCGTCTGAGCTTTCGTCATGCCTGATAAACTGGATATCATGTGAAAGGACCAAAAGAGGAACAGTTGCGATAGACGGAAAAACGATTTGCGGAAGCGGCAATGGTAAACATAAAGCATATCATGTAATAAGTGCTTTTGTTGCAGAAAATCAGCTTACTTTAGGTGAATTGGCAGTTGAAGAAAAAACAAATGAGATAACGGCAGTTCCTGAACTTCTGGATCTGATTGATGTAAAAGGCGACATCGTAACTGCTGATGCAATGAGCTGTCAGAAGAAGATCGTTGAAAAGATAATTAAGAAGAAAGCAGATTATGCAATAGGTCTGAAACAGAATCAGCCTGCATTATACAAGGATACCAAAGATTATTTTAATGAATTTTGTGATGATATTCCGATGAAATCGACGCTTGACGATTTTGCCGCCGCACGCTCGTGA
- a CDS encoding BspA family leucine-rich repeat surface protein — MRVKRFLAVVVSLCMAAGTVSVGAPIITQTITAHAEFANKFSYDENSGVLFLRGEVDGTAVRDFCYRSYVKTIVALEGTVLPEDCSELFSDFNYCTYIDLSDADTSNVTDMSNMFSGCKKLSTLNISGFDTSKVTNMSFMFEDCKCLTALDISSFDTSNVTNMSYMFEGCESLRELDLSGFDTSSVTNMSFIFSNCKKFTSLDLSGFDTSKVTNMSGMFWCCEKLPSLDVRGFDTSNVTNMSSMFGYASKLTALDVSGFDTSDVTDMRGMFYGCFKLSELDVSGFNTSKVTDMSLMFDLCGSLHSIDVSGFDTSSAKEMGFMFKGCSSLTSLDVSGFDTRNVSDMRHMFEGCFVLTSLDVSGFDTSKVTDMAGMFENCCELTSLDVSGFDTSNLTDMSGLFENCYALTSLDVSGFDTSNVKYMGLMFFGCKKIKEFDLSGFDTSNAISMDSMFTWCEALTSLDLSGFDTSKVTSMCDMFRGCSSLTALDLSGFDTSSVSYMFGMFQECSAITSLDLSSFDTSRVSSMTDMFYKCDSLNTIVLGEKFGIIKEAAKLSNSSFWANADAPGIVVGGVGEYAVIENKGMNTYIHSTVAKPAYPTYINVEYSENYHQVRLKWGKVEGADRYDIAVYLAGKWRVQVQNITGTVYTSPKNLTPGKTYKVAIAARVNGSWDTANAIKNAGTITIK, encoded by the coding sequence ATGCGAGTAAAAAGATTTTTAGCAGTAGTAGTGTCACTGTGTATGGCAGCAGGAACTGTCAGCGTTGGCGCGCCGATAATAACACAGACTATAACCGCGCATGCCGAATTTGCAAACAAATTTTCCTATGATGAAAATTCAGGAGTGCTGTTTCTCAGAGGTGAGGTAGATGGTACAGCTGTAAGGGATTTTTGTTACCGTTCGTATGTAAAAACCATCGTAGCTTTAGAAGGAACTGTTTTGCCTGAAGATTGCAGCGAGCTGTTCAGCGATTTTAATTACTGTACTTATATTGATCTTTCAGATGCTGATACAAGCAATGTTACTGATATGAGCAATATGTTCTCTGGCTGTAAAAAACTGAGCACCCTTAATATCAGCGGATTTGACACAAGCAAAGTTACAAATATGAGTTTTATGTTTGAGGACTGCAAATGTTTGACAGCACTTGACATAAGCAGCTTTGATACAAGTAATGTAACAAATATGAGTTATATGTTTGAAGGCTGTGAAAGTCTGAGAGAACTTGATCTGAGCGGATTTGATACGAGCAGCGTAACAAATATGAGTTTTATATTCAGTAATTGTAAAAAATTTACCTCACTTGATCTTAGCGGATTTGATACAAGCAAAGTTACAAATATGAGCGGTATGTTCTGGTGCTGTGAAAAGTTGCCCTCACTTGACGTAAGGGGATTTGATACCAGCAATGTCACAAATATGAGTAGTATGTTCGGTTATGCTTCCAAATTGACCGCGCTTGATGTAAGCGGGTTTGATACGAGCGATGTAACGGACATGAGAGGAATGTTCTATGGCTGCTTCAAATTATCGGAGCTTGATGTAAGTGGATTCAATACAAGCAAAGTCACAGATATGTCTCTGATGTTCGACTTATGTGGATCACTTCACTCGATTGATGTAAGCGGGTTTGATACAAGCAGTGCAAAAGAAATGGGCTTTATGTTCAAAGGTTGTTCCAGTCTTACTTCGCTTGATGTTAGTGGATTTGATACACGCAATGTATCAGATATGAGACATATGTTTGAAGGATGTTTCGTTCTGACTTCTCTTGATGTAAGCGGATTTGATACGAGCAAGGTCACTGATATGGCCGGAATGTTTGAAAACTGCTGCGAATTGACCTCGCTTGATGTGAGCGGATTTGATACGAGCAATTTAACGGATATGAGCGGATTGTTCGAGAATTGTTACGCTCTGACATCTCTTGATGTAAGCGGATTTGACACAAGCAATGTAAAATATATGGGCTTGATGTTCTTCGGCTGTAAAAAAATAAAAGAATTTGATCTCAGCGGATTTGACACAAGCAATGCAATATCTATGGACAGTATGTTTACTTGGTGCGAAGCCTTGACCTCACTTGACCTGAGTGGATTTGATACAAGCAAAGTCACAAGTATGTGTGATATGTTCAGGGGCTGTTCCTCGCTGACCGCGCTTGATCTCAGCGGATTTGATACAAGCAGTGTAAGTTATATGTTTGGAATGTTCCAAGAGTGTTCCGCCATTACTTCACTTGATCTCAGCAGCTTTGATACGAGCAGAGTATCGAGTATGACAGATATGTTTTATAAGTGTGACAGCCTTAATACTATTGTACTTGGCGAGAAATTCGGTATTATAAAAGAAGCGGCAAAGCTCTCGAACAGCAGCTTCTGGGCAAATGCCGATGCTCCCGGAATTGTTGTCGGCGGCGTAGGAGAATATGCTGTTATCGAAAACAAGGGAATGAACACCTACATTCACAGTACTGTTGCCAAGCCTGCATACCCCACATATATCAACGTTGAATACAGCGAGAACTACCATCAGGTAAGATTAAAATGGGGTAAGGTCGAAGGTGCTGACAGATACGATATAGCGGTATATCTGGCAGGGAAGTGGAGAGTACAGGTACAGAATATAACAGGCACGGTTTATACTTCTCCTAAGAACCTCACCCCGGGTAAGACCTACAAGGTCGCTATCGCGGCAAGAGTAAACGGTAGCTGGGATACAGCAAATGCAATCAAAAATGCAGGAACTATTACTATAAAGTGA
- a CDS encoding leucine-rich repeat domain-containing protein, with translation MKKKKIIITVCVVLIVLVRIYTPYLGKPFLIYCCGGGGSKERFYLSSDVKKILQISSHDSCVKFIRYCSNLEELTVLGYPETFNIKDISNPNLKKLDMSGYGVNWSSLNNCTELKDLCISFSDFYTTEDISKLIKMETLSILVNKTELSLNKLNELQNLRKLELNCKSDIDWVEPLQLKNLNELNIYCANDIDCENFTKLENLETLYLGTEGKITGLDKMDSVVSLSLNHPDQAIEEDICDMDSLKEVTVWNTKLSEKVENTLREKGVTIKYID, from the coding sequence ATGAAAAAGAAAAAAATTATAATTACCGTGTGCGTTGTATTAATTGTGCTGGTAAGGATTTATACTCCTTATCTGGGTAAGCCGTTTTTGATTTATTGTTGTGGTGGCGGAGGCAGTAAGGAGAGATTTTATCTATCCAGCGATGTGAAGAAAATATTACAGATTTCTTCTCATGACTCTTGCGTAAAATTTATAAGATACTGTTCTAATCTTGAAGAGTTAACTGTTTTGGGTTACCCTGAAACATTCAATATAAAGGATATTTCAAATCCAAATTTAAAGAAATTGGATATGAGTGGATATGGTGTTAATTGGTCAAGTCTGAACAATTGTACTGAATTGAAAGATCTGTGTATTTCCTTTAGTGATTTTTATACTACTGAAGATATATCCAAACTGATAAAAATGGAAACATTGAGTATCCTTGTAAATAAAACAGAGCTTTCTTTGAACAAATTGAATGAATTACAAAATTTAAGGAAACTTGAACTCAATTGTAAGAGTGATATCGACTGGGTAGAGCCTTTGCAGCTCAAAAATTTAAATGAATTAAATATCTATTGCGCGAATGATATTGACTGTGAAAATTTTACAAAGCTGGAAAACCTGGAAACATTGTATCTGGGTACAGAGGGGAAAATAACAGGACTTGATAAAATGGACAGCGTTGTATCTTTGTCATTAAATCATCCAGATCAAGCGATAGAAGAAGATATTTGCGACATGGATTCACTAAAAGAGGTTACGGTTTGGAATACTAAGCTTTCAGAGAAAGTTGAAAACACACTCAGGGAAAAGGGTGTTACCATAAAATACATAGATTAA
- a CDS encoding leucine-rich repeat domain-containing protein codes for MKKKKVIITVCVALCIVLVALVRVFTPYLGRPFLMYCYDEEMSKRGFYPSNTLKRIHSLEADDPVIKFVKYCPELEDIYVYDAHQSGDVIPVDINDIVNPKLKSLHISGEGVNWSALSKCTELEYLNLYDTNLDSFEDISGLEKLETLSIIGDNTEVSLNKLNELKQLWNLDIYCSKYDINCEDFSRLERLAQLSIFCKNDIDCDNFSQMENLGRMFLKTDGKISGLDKLDSVESLTIYSGQVTEEEICGMDSLEEITIYNTKFSEEVESALREKGVIVNYRD; via the coding sequence ATGAAAAAGAAGAAAGTTATAATTACCGTGTGCGTTGCATTATGCATTGTATTGGTTGCGTTGGTGAGAGTTTTTACGCCTTATCTGGGCAGACCGTTTTTGATGTATTGTTACGATGAAGAGATGAGTAAACGGGGATTTTATCCTTCAAACACATTAAAAAGGATACATTCATTGGAAGCTGATGACCCGGTTATAAAATTTGTAAAGTACTGCCCTGAACTGGAGGATATATATGTTTATGATGCTCATCAATCGGGTGATGTGATACCGGTCGATATAAATGATATTGTAAATCCCAAATTAAAAAGTTTACATATTAGCGGAGAAGGTGTCAACTGGTCAGCTTTGAGCAAATGTACGGAATTGGAATATTTGAACCTATACGATACCAATTTAGATAGTTTTGAAGATATATCAGGTCTGGAAAAATTGGAAACATTGAGTATAATCGGAGACAATACAGAGGTCTCGTTGAATAAATTGAACGAACTAAAGCAATTATGGAATCTAGATATTTATTGCAGTAAGTATGATATCAACTGTGAAGATTTTTCAAGGCTTGAAAGATTAGCACAACTAAGTATCTTTTGCAAGAATGATATTGACTGTGATAATTTTTCACAGATGGAAAACTTGGGTAGGATGTTTCTGAAAACAGATGGGAAAATATCAGGACTTGATAAATTGGACAGTGTTGAATCATTGACTATATATTCCGGTCAGGTGACAGAAGAAGAGATCTGTGGTATGGATTCGCTTGAAGAGATCACGATATATAATACCAAGTTTTCAGAAGAAGTTGAAAGCGCACTCAGGGAAAAGGGTGTTATTGTAAATTACAGAGATTAA
- a CDS encoding TetR/AcrR family transcriptional regulator, translated as MAKDTKERILDEALRLFSQKGYDGTNIRELTASLGLVKSSMYKHYKSKEEIWNSLLDRMIAYYNERFGSADNLPPVPDTLDELVAMTMRMVDITVHDEKIVMTRKLLSIEQYRDDRARQLATKHFLTGLTEMFTYIFDRMMNKGLLKNDAPQMLAFAYTAPISALIHLCDREPEKTAEAISQIKEFSRHFSQVYGQGDDFAAARS; from the coding sequence ATGGCAAAGGATACAAAGGAAAGAATACTTGATGAAGCGCTCAGGCTGTTTTCGCAGAAGGGATATGACGGTACGAATATCCGTGAGCTGACTGCATCGCTGGGGCTTGTAAAGTCATCAATGTACAAACATTATAAGAGTAAAGAAGAAATCTGGAACTCTTTGCTGGACAGAATGATCGCATATTACAATGAACGTTTCGGTTCGGCGGATAATCTGCCGCCTGTACCCGATACTCTTGATGAACTTGTTGCAATGACAATGCGGATGGTCGATATTACGGTGCATGACGAAAAGATCGTGATGACAAGAAAGCTGCTATCTATTGAGCAGTACCGTGATGACCGTGCAAGGCAGCTTGCAACAAAGCACTTTCTGACTGGGCTGACCGAGATGTTCACATATATTTTTGACAGAATGATGAACAAAGGATTACTGAAGAACGATGCCCCTCAAATGCTTGCATTTGCCTATACCGCACCGATCTCTGCTCTGATTCATTTATGTGACCGTGAGCCCGAAAAAACGGCTGAGGCTATTTCACAAATCAAAGAGTTCAGCCGGCATTTTAGCCAAGTTTACGGGCAGGGTGACGATTTTGCCGCCGCACGCTCGTGA
- a CDS encoding GNAT family N-acetyltransferase encodes MDLIAEIRALAEEYAMCGGSEHRDCTIADLFYPPATIEQVCKFEQEMHIKLPNDLVRYLTELGNGGIGPDYGIWSLDEMRENNPYAPIIADLPPMIGGGLPEEEWKKFAQEAASAEYEEPYEQRLVAGGIFISTPGCTMDTLLMCKGAAAGEVVVIDFDYLSYDDFYDKPIESGFPFADWMIEGLHAKIARRKNGINIESVTRYNENGHGMAGEKLTDLLIELRIAQLIEEGDVNAATLAPEIRAFYERAFGNGTFRMWIAMSGRNVIGTVGLTLTEKPPYSANPTGKIGVLSSMYVAPEFRRRGIAKCLLGYVMRWAKRNGIGTIHITASEQGMKLYESCGFTHNERFMKYDLKKSTSCKTYI; translated from the coding sequence ATGGACTTGATCGCAGAGATACGTGCGCTTGCGGAAGAATATGCGATGTGCGGCGGCAGTGAACACCGTGACTGCACAATAGCCGATCTGTTCTACCCGCCTGCCACAATAGAACAAGTATGCAAATTTGAGCAGGAGATGCATATCAAGCTGCCGAACGATCTTGTGCGCTATCTTACTGAACTTGGCAACGGCGGTATCGGTCCCGATTACGGTATCTGGTCGCTGGATGAAATGCGTGAGAATAATCCCTATGCGCCCATAATCGCCGACCTTCCGCCGATGATAGGCGGCGGGCTTCCTGAGGAAGAATGGAAGAAATTTGCACAGGAGGCGGCATCCGCAGAATATGAAGAACCGTATGAGCAGAGGCTGGTCGCGGGCGGCATTTTCATCAGTACACCCGGCTGCACAATGGATACGCTGCTGATGTGCAAAGGTGCGGCGGCAGGCGAAGTTGTGGTCATTGATTTTGACTATCTTTCTTATGACGATTTTTATGACAAACCTATCGAAAGCGGTTTCCCGTTTGCAGACTGGATGATCGAGGGATTGCATGCTAAGATCGCACGCCGTAAAAACGGCATTAATATCGAGAGCGTCACGAGGTATAACGAAAACGGTCATGGCATGGCAGGTGAGAAGCTGACAGATCTTCTGATAGAGCTGCGTATTGCACAGCTGATCGAAGAAGGTGATGTAAATGCAGCTACCTTAGCACCGGAGATACGCGCTTTCTATGAGCGTGCATTCGGGAACGGAACATTCCGTATGTGGATTGCGATGAGTGGCAGAAATGTGATCGGTACAGTCGGGCTGACACTAACCGAAAAGCCGCCCTATTCTGCTAATCCGACCGGTAAGATAGGAGTGCTTTCGAGTATGTATGTTGCACCTGAATTCCGGCGACGCGGAATTGCAAAGTGCTTGCTGGGGTATGTCATGCGATGGGCAAAGCGAAATGGAATAGGTACTATTCATATCACTGCATCGGAACAAGGTATGAAGCTTTACGAGTCGTGCGGATTCACACACAATGAAAGGTTTATGAAGTATGATCTGAAAAAAAGTACTTCTTGTAAAACCTATATATGA
- a CDS encoding DUF1998 domain-containing protein, with protein sequence MRLAVSQRLDIEFDELVTGFRFRRNARQCFIDVYMYDNLSSGAGYAVGVAKEISTILSDIKRILTECQCESACYKCLKHYRNQYVHGQLDRHAALDLLEWGINSKVHDSLDISEQIKLIEPLVGILKNSKCQYYKKWKNQTSRSLSFYV encoded by the coding sequence ATGAGATTGGCGGTGAGTCAGCGGCTCGATATTGAATTTGATGAATTAGTCACCGGATTCAGATTCCGTAGAAATGCTCGACAATGTTTTATTGATGTTTATATGTATGATAATCTTTCAAGCGGTGCAGGATATGCAGTCGGTGTAGCCAAAGAGATATCAACTATTCTTAGTGATATAAAGAGAATACTGACAGAATGCCAATGTGAAAGTGCCTGTTATAAATGCTTAAAGCATTATCGTAATCAATATGTTCATGGACAATTGGATAGACATGCTGCTCTTGATCTGTTAGAATGGGGCATAAATTCAAAAGTCCATGATTCTCTTGATATTTCAGAACAAATAAAACTTATTGAACCACTTGTTGGAATACTGAAAAACTCAAAATGTCAATATTACAAAAAGTGGAAAAACCAAACATCTAGAAGTTTATCCTTCTATGTGTAA
- a CDS encoding RNA-binding domain-containing protein → MIDLTHLEKYRENNRIEAKKAIGGLPNSIWETYSAFANTLGGVILLGVEEHKDKSLHAIDLPDPTYLIEEFWKIINNPNKVSLNILTEKDVQTEVVDGKDIVVIRVPRAERPDKPIYIDGNPLSGTYRRNGEGDYHCTKEEVQAMLRDAASRSQDMLVLEDMDMGVFDYDSVHRYRQRMRNSRPGHVWEELEDEDFLYKLGAVSRGKDGRRYPTVAGLLMFGYEYEIVKEFPHYFLDYQEQFDDSTRWTDRIVSSSGDWSGNVYDFYFKVYNRIAQDIKTPFKIKNGERIDDTPVHTALREALANCIINADYYGRQGLVIIKKRDTITFSNPGNFRIDVEAAKSGGVSDPRNTTLIKMFNLIDIGERAGSGIPNIYRVWDKQGWEAPVITEDFEPERITLSLSVISEPNDLSAVSGKKTLIKSVDKKALIKTGDKKKIIELQKETVIEFLTDHVTCKSKDIAELLGIKLTRSRDILNELIADDIIVAEGANRNRTYRLREK, encoded by the coding sequence ATGATAGACCTGACCCATTTAGAAAAATACAGAGAGAACAACAGAATAGAAGCGAAAAAAGCTATCGGCGGGCTGCCTAACAGCATTTGGGAGACTTATTCTGCTTTTGCCAATACGCTGGGCGGAGTGATCCTGCTTGGCGTTGAGGAGCACAAGGACAAGTCCCTGCACGCTATTGATCTGCCCGACCCGACTTATCTGATCGAGGAATTCTGGAAAATAATCAACAACCCGAACAAAGTGAGTCTTAACATTCTTACTGAGAAAGACGTTCAAACCGAGGTCGTTGACGGCAAGGATATTGTTGTTATCAGGGTTCCCCGTGCGGAGCGTCCTGACAAGCCTATCTATATTGACGGCAACCCGCTTTCCGGTACTTACCGCCGCAACGGTGAGGGCGATTATCACTGCACTAAGGAAGAAGTCCAGGCGATGCTGCGTGACGCTGCGAGCAGATCACAGGATATGCTGGTGCTGGAAGATATGGATATGGGCGTTTTCGATTATGACAGCGTTCACAGGTATCGTCAGCGTATGCGGAACTCCCGCCCAGGTCACGTTTGGGAGGAGCTGGAGGACGAGGATTTTCTTTACAAGCTCGGTGCGGTCAGCAGGGGCAAGGACGGCAGGCGTTATCCAACAGTTGCAGGTCTGCTGATGTTCGGATATGAGTATGAGATCGTCAAGGAGTTTCCTCATTATTTCCTAGACTATCAGGAGCAATTCGATGACAGCACCCGTTGGACCGACCGTATCGTTTCTTCATCGGGCGACTGGAGCGGCAACGTTTATGACTTTTATTTCAAAGTCTACAACCGTATCGCCCAGGACATCAAGACTCCCTTCAAGATCAAAAACGGCGAGCGAATTGATGATACGCCTGTCCACACGGCTCTGCGTGAAGCGCTGGCAAACTGCATTATCAATGCCGATTATTATGGCAGGCAGGGGCTTGTTATCATCAAAAAGCGTGACACTATTACATTCTCAAATCCCGGCAATTTCCGTATTGACGTTGAAGCAGCAAAAAGCGGCGGTGTCTCCGACCCAAGAAACACCACGCTGATTAAGATGTTCAACCTCATAGATATTGGCGAGCGTGCAGGCAGCGGTATCCCGAACATTTACAGAGTCTGGGACAAGCAGGGCTGGGAAGCGCCAGTCATCACCGAAGATTTCGAGCCGGAAAGGATCACGCTGTCGCTTTCGGTGATTTCCGAGCCAAATGACTTATCAGCGGTTTCTGGTAAAAAAACGTTGATAAAAAGCGTTGATAAAAAAGCGTTGATAAAAACCGGCGATAAAAAGAAGATCATCGAACTTCAAAAAGAAACGGTAATTGAGTTCCTTACCGACCATGTTACCTGCAAATCAAAAGATATTGCAGAATTACTTGGTATCAAGCTGACAAGATCGAGAGACATTCTCAATGAACTGATCGCTGACGACATTATAGTTGCCGAGGGTGCGAACAGGAACAGGACTTATCGGCTGAGGGAGAAATAG
- a CDS encoding IS5 family transposase: MYKFKREKQISFTDFNQPLGLKMNPDNRWVKKAAMIPWETIEAEYAKLFPSHTGMPAKPLRMALGSLLIQKQYHYPDEELVEQIRENPYYQYFIGLPGYEDKIPFVPSLLVEFRKRLSEEVLNEINEMIIEYNTLKDDQDDDDDHGNGGGEQETNEQQDVWNHTETAGISGTLIIDATCAPQNIKYPQDIELLNEAREKLEDMICRVSDEYNFYRPRMYREKARKDYLALAKCRKRGAKKIRKAIKKQLQYIRRDLGYISNLLKNNGVVLSESDAYLLDILETVYSQQQHMFVSNTHRIENRIVSISQPYIRPIVRGKAKSPVEFGAKLDLSVDETGMCRIEKLSFDAYNESAVLKTALENYKKRTGHYPERVLADQIYRNRDNIAFCSSLGIRLSGKKLGRPKKDADSKAEKKIAYQDNTDRIEVERKFSLAKRKFGLGLLLTKREDTTKASIVLSIIAMNIDRLAAMVLRLIQFLLNFELSYGLRRCS; the protein is encoded by the coding sequence ATGTATAAGTTCAAGAGAGAAAAGCAGATTTCATTTACCGATTTCAATCAGCCGCTGGGACTGAAAATGAACCCGGATAACCGCTGGGTGAAGAAAGCAGCAATGATCCCGTGGGAAACGATCGAGGCTGAGTATGCGAAGCTGTTCCCGAGCCATACCGGTATGCCTGCAAAGCCCCTGCGCATGGCACTCGGTTCGCTGCTGATTCAGAAGCAATATCACTATCCTGATGAGGAACTGGTCGAACAGATCAGAGAAAACCCGTACTATCAGTATTTCATCGGTCTGCCCGGATATGAAGACAAGATTCCGTTTGTGCCGTCTCTGCTTGTTGAATTTCGCAAGCGTCTGTCTGAAGAGGTGCTGAACGAGATCAATGAAATGATCATCGAATACAATACACTGAAAGACGATCAGGATGACGATGATGATCACGGTAACGGCGGCGGAGAGCAGGAGACGAATGAGCAGCAGGATGTCTGGAATCACACGGAAACCGCCGGGATTTCTGGTACATTGATCATTGATGCAACTTGTGCTCCGCAAAACATCAAGTATCCGCAGGATATTGAACTGCTGAATGAAGCGCGTGAAAAGCTGGAAGATATGATCTGCCGGGTCAGTGATGAATACAATTTCTACAGACCGAGAATGTACCGTGAGAAGGCACGAAAGGATTATCTTGCTCTCGCAAAATGCAGAAAACGCGGTGCGAAAAAGATCAGAAAAGCAATCAAAAAGCAGCTGCAATACATCCGCCGCGATCTTGGATATATCTCGAATCTGCTGAAAAATAATGGTGTTGTGCTTTCAGAATCTGACGCATATTTACTCGATATTCTGGAGACAGTCTATTCGCAGCAGCAACATATGTTTGTCAGCAATACACATCGCATTGAAAATAGAATCGTCAGCATCAGCCAGCCATATATCCGACCGATCGTCAGAGGAAAAGCAAAATCTCCGGTTGAGTTCGGTGCCAAGCTGGATCTGTCTGTGGATGAAACCGGAATGTGCAGAATTGAAAAGCTATCCTTCGATGCCTACAACGAGAGTGCCGTTTTAAAAACTGCGCTCGAGAATTATAAGAAACGCACAGGACATTATCCGGAGCGTGTACTCGCAGATCAGATCTATCGTAATCGGGATAACATTGCATTTTGCAGCAGTCTAGGCATTCGGCTTTCCGGAAAGAAACTCGGAAGGCCGAAGAAGGATGCAGACAGCAAGGCTGAGAAGAAAATCGCCTACCAGGATAATACCGACCGAATTGAAGTGGAGCGGAAGTTTAGTCTCGCGAAACGCAAATTCGGTCTGGGTCTGCTGCTTACAAAAAGAGAAGATACAACAAAAGCATCGATCGTTCTCAGCATCATTGCGATGAACATCGACCGTCTTGCGGCGATGGTTTTGCGCCTTATTCAGTTTTTGCTGAATTTCGAGCTGTCATATGGCCTGCGGCGGTGCTCTTGA